A window from Solanum stenotomum isolate F172 chromosome 7, ASM1918654v1, whole genome shotgun sequence encodes these proteins:
- the LOC125870964 gene encoding uncharacterized protein LOC125870964 encodes MPEGASRDSAMAEISEAPTSSDPPNTKSEEEHFDPKTMRKTKPGLKRLFLTLTVFISFLIALPFLLKSIEIYRAPLPFEDIDLLSTEMEKNRLLFPCQFQVVFVNFDDVTAVNELGLLIYSHMQKLTSENSPPCGACGNNVTVAVTIDSNSNCFHSESGNGDSKWQCGMLNGFDKVNDHDEDFDEYLESVLDSKNRKVYTVVVMNRKQEDVRIVVGKYRHAWIVGNDSVEKAVEKMAEIFIKVFVNGGKEEGSIRGEFMPVGADGKVVLSFSLLNSDPHDWVYDWDFKELDEILLAPVVDALRPVADISVESQVLYHTPKSSYSYWDDTQGSYIFSTKDLPFFVNSNEWHLDTSTAAGGRSKVLHFVLYVPFAKECPLKLQLPNGEISMTNGFISPMWGGIIVWNPPACVENFQMQHLSRHKISSEDLKMISEVFMGQLRQLFGLKSESLYVGGFATSVLLTSDKGFAEWELDVLSRHHTCFNLLQCGTTLGSLSRLVQSLPRMIIMDEIGKQVKYSLEAAKLSLGNVSLGYSDASAVSSRKARALAEDAFYHPSMMSVSYYSFEHCFAVYSPFFLPVSLHVLLAVMREWKRYKVENRKYLAWKVKVKVE; translated from the exons ATGCCGGAAGGAGCTTCTCGGGATTCAGCCATGGCGGAGATCTCTGAAGCACCAACTTCCTCCGATCCACCAAACACTAAGTCCGAAGAGGAACATTTCGACCCTAAAACCATGCGTAAAACCAAGCCTGGATTGAAGCGTTTATTTCTCACTCTCACTGTCTTCATCTCTTTTCTCATCG CTTTGCCTTTCTTACTTAAGTCCATAGAGATTTACCGAGCACCATTGCCTTTTGAAGACATCGATTTACTATCAACCGAAATGGAGAAGAATCGTTTGTTGTTCCCTTGCCAATTTCAAGTAGTTTTTGTGAACTTCGATGATGTTACTGCTGTAAATGAGCTAGGGCTTTTGATTTATTCTCATATGCAAAAACTGACTTCAGAAAATTCTCCACCTTGTGGCGCGTGTGGTAACAATGTTACTGTGGCTGTAACAATTGATTCCAATTCCAACTGTTTTCACAGCGAAAGCGGAAATGGCGACAGTAAATGGCAGTGTGGTATGTTGAATGGATTTGATAAGGTGAATGATCATGATGAGGATTTTGATGAGTATTTGGAGTCGGTATTGGATAGTAAGAATAGGAAGGTTTATACGGTTGTGGTGATGAATAGGAAGCAGGAGGACGTTAGAATTGTGGTTGGAAAGTATAGGCATGCTTGGATAGTAGGAAATGATTCTGTAGAGAAAGCTGTTGAGAAAATGGCAGAGATTTTTATCAAAGTGTTTGTGAATGGTGGGAAGGAAGAAGGATCAATTCGTGGGGAATTCATGCCAGTAGGTGCTGATGGCAAGGTCGTGCTTTCTTTCAGTCTTTTGAATTCTGATCCACATGATTGGGTTTATGATTG GGATTTTAAGGAGTTAGATGAGATTCTGCTAGCTCCTGTGGTCGATGCTTTAAGACCAGTGGCTGACATTAGTGTGGAAAGCCAG GTTCTATATCATACTCCAAAGTCTTCATATTCATATTGGGATGACACACAGGGTAGCTATATTTTCAGTACAAAAGATCTTCCTTTCTTT GTAAATTCAAATGAATGGCACTTGGATACTTCAACAGCAGCTGGAGGGCGGTCAAAAGTCCTGCATTTTGTGTT ATATGTGCCATTTGCAAAAGAGTGCCCTCTAAAGTTGCAGTTGCCAAATGGAGAGATTTCCATGACAAATGGTTTTATATCTCCG ATGTGGGGAGGTATTATTGTTTGGAATCCACCGGCCTGTGTAGAGAATTTTCAAATGCAACACCTTTCCAGGCACAAAATTTCCTCTGAG GACTTGAAGATGATTTCTGAAGTTTTCATGGGACAGTTGCGCCAACTATTTGGTCTGAAGTCCGAGAGCCTTTACGTTGGTGGATTCGCCACATCTGTACTTTTAACCAGTGACAAAGGCTTTGCAGAATG GGAGTTGGACGTGTTATCTAGGCATCACACATGTTTCAATCTTCTTCAGTGTGGCACCACCCTTGGATCTCTTTCTCGATTG GTTCAGTCACTTCCCAGGATGATAATCATGGATGAAATAGGAAAACAG GTAAAGTATTCTCTTGAAGCTGCAAAATTATCTCTAGGCAATGTGTCTTTAGGATATTCTGATGCTTCTGCTG TTTCCTCAAGAAAAGCAAGAGCGTTAGCAGAGGATGCCTTTTATCATCCATCTATGATGTCCGTGAGCTATTACTCATTTGAGCACTGTTTTGCTGTATATTCG CCATTCTTTCTGCCAGTTTCACTGCATGTGCTTCTTGCAGTCATGAGAGAATGGAAAAGATATAAAGTGGAAAACAGAAAGTACCTTGCATGGAAGGTCAAGGTCAAAGTTGAGTAG
- the LOC125869661 gene encoding uncharacterized protein LOC125869661 translates to MALKVEGHQKENKSRVQSSSSSWAKNKEVWKSSPTWDNSKGAKQDFKSNFDKAKPKMDYKDLGNKSKLETPSKIQYFKCQGYGHKANECPNRRTIIALNDGGYQTRDESKDDHREDDSGDEFIGEGDGEEINDDGKLVLVVRRSMSALVREDLDQRENLFHNWCRVQEQLCFFIIDSGSCANVASVSMVEQLKLPTRRHPKPYRLQWLNECGELKVTKKVLIKFKIGSYHDEVLCDVVPMQACHLLLGRPWEYDVGVKHDGRSNKYAFVKDDLFPEEMPSEMPPLRGIEHQIDFVPSSQLPNKATYRSNPQDTKELQRQVEELLEKGLIRESLSPCAVPVILVPKKDGSWRISSGVEVDDEKVEAIRSWPTPKSISDVRSFHGLTSFYRRFVRNFSSLVVPLTEVIKKKKPFIWGIKQEEAFKILKEKLSSTPLLQLPNFEKMFEIECDASGVGIGAVLMQKGKPIAYFSEKLRGAPLQYSAYDKELYALVRALANWQHYLWHKEFVIRTDHEALKHIRVQNKLNRRHAKWIEFIESFPYVINYKQDKENIVADSLSRRYALMNTLTSRLMGFESLKELYSNDDDDFEKVFGECQVSLNRCVQVVKKGNEARTPRFELKEGNLFRNGKLCVPIILMERVVSEKGTQLRFDGSFWRVKKP, encoded by the exons ATGGCACTCAAGGTGGAGGGACatcaaaaggaaaacaaatcaAGAGtgcaatcttcttcttcttcatgggcaaaaaataaagaagtttggaAATCATCTCCTACTTGGGACAACTCCAAAGGTGCAAAGCAAGACTTCAAGTCCAATTTTGACAAAGCCAAACCAAAGATGGACTACAAGGATTTAGGTAACAAATCTAAACTTGAAACTCCATCTAAAATACAGTATTTTAAATGTCAAGGATATGGACATAAAGCAAATGAATGCCCTAATAGAAGAACTATCATTGCATTGAATGATGGTGGTTATCAAACGAGAGATGAATCTAAGGATGACCATAGAGAGGATGATAGTGGCGATGAATTTATAGGAGAAGGAGATGGAGAAGAAATTAATGATGATGGAAAACTTGTTCTTGTTGTAAGGAGAAGTATGAGTGCTCTAGTGAGGGAAGATCTTGATCAAAGGGAAAATTTGTTTCATAATTGGTGTAGGGTTCAAGAGCAACTATGTTTCTTTATCATTGATAGTGGAAGTTGTGCAAATGTTGCTAGTGTATCTATGGTGGAACAATTGAAACTTCCAACAAGAAGGCATCCAAAACCTTATAGGTTGCAATGGCTCAATGAATGTGGTGAACTCAAGGTGACCAAGAAAGTGTTGATAAAGTTCAAGATTGGAAGCTATCATGATGAAGTGCTTTGTGATGTTGTACCTATGCAAGCTTGTCATTTGTTGTTGGGAAGGCCATGGGAATATGACGTAGGGGTAAAACATGATGGAAGGTCCAATAAATATGCATTTGTTAAGGATG ATCTATTTCCGGAAGAAATGCCTAGTGAAATGCCTCCTTTGAGGGGAATAGAACATCAAATTGACTTTGTACCGAGTTCTCAACTACCCAACAAAGCCACTTATAGGAGCAACCCTCAAGACACTAAAGAATTGCAAAGACAAGTTGAGGAACTTTTGGAAAAAGGATTGATAAGAGAAAGTTTAAGTCCATGTGCGGTGCCCGTGATTCTAGTGCCCAAGAAGGATGGTTCATGGAGGAT CTCAAGTGGAGTTGAGGTGGATGATGAGAAGGTAGAGGCTATTAGGAGTTGGCCAACACCTAAGTCCATTAGTGATGTTAGAAGCTTTCATGGGTTGACAAgtttttataggaggtttgtgAGAAATTTTAGTTCTCTAGTCGTTCCTCTAACTGAGgtcatcaaaaagaaaaagccTTTCATTTGGGGTATAAAACAAGAAGAAGCCTTTAAAATCTTAAAGGAGAAACTTAGTTCCACTCCTTTACTTCAACTTCCCAATTTTGAGAAGATGTTTGAAATTGAGTGTGATGCTAGTGGAGTAGGCATTGGTGCGGTCTTGATGCAAAAAGGAAAACCCATAGCTTACTTTAGTGAGAAGTTAAGAGGAGCTCCATTGCAATATTCTGCCTATGATAAGGAACTCTATGCCCTTGTGAGAGCCTTAGCGAATTGGCAACATTATTTGTGGCATAAGGAGTTTGTGATTAGAACCGATCATGAGGCTTTGAAGCATATTAGGGTTCAAAATAAGCTTAATAGAAGGCATGCCAAATGGATAGAatttattgagtcttttccttatgtgattaattataAGCAAGACAAAGAGAATATTGTGGCGGATTCTTTATCTAGAAGATATGCTTTGATGAATACCTTGACTTCTAGATTGATGGGTTTTGAGAGTTTGAAGGAGTTATAttctaatgatgatgatgattttgaaaaagTCTTTGGGGAGTGTCAAGTGAGCTTGAATAGGTGTGTACAAGTTGTTAAGAAAGGTAATGAAGCTAGAACTCCTAGGTTTGAGTTGAAGGAGGGCAATTTGTTTAGGAATGGAAAGCTTTGTGTACCTATTATCCTTATGGAAAGAGTTGTTAGTGAAAAAGGCACACAATTGAGGTTTGATGGGTCATTTTGGAGAGTCAAAAAACCTTAG